AGCATCAGACCAATAAACGTCAGTGAAATCGCCATGCTCCTCGCAGCGCTTCTTCATCAAGATCTTGCCATCTTCCTCATACACGTCCGCATCAATGACTTTGTGACAGTGCGGGCACAGCGATTTCGTCTTCATGCGTTCCATTCGACAGCCAATCCACAAGAGTTTATAAAAGAAGTGTAATTATTGGTATATAAAACTAATCCAAATAGCTATACAAGAGCCATGACAACAGCAACCGAAGTCGTAGAGGGGATAAAAAGCGGGGATCTATCCTGTGAGGAAATACTCGCGAAACTCTACGAACGAATAGCGCAAAGTGACTTGAATTGCTATATAACGTTAAACAAAGAGAACGCACTTAAAACCGCACGCGAGGTGGATAAACGACGAGAAGAAGAGGAATTGCAACGTAAAAAGTTGCTCGGCGTGCCCATTGCTATCAAGGACAGCATTTCCACGAAGGGTCTCCAAACCACGTGCGCATCAAAGATTCTCACGGGCTACGTGCCTCCGTACGATGCGACGGTCATTGAGGCACTGAAGCGGGAAGGCGCGATACTCATCGGGAAGACGAACATGGACGAGTTCTGCATGGGCACGTCGACGGAGACGAGTTATTATGGGCCGACGAAGAACCCGCACGATCTCACACGAGTACCTGGCGGCTCGTCGGGCGGTAGTGCTGCGGCAATAGCAGCAGAAGAGGCCGTTATCGCGCTCGGCTCGGATACTGGGGGCTCCATCAGGTGTCCTGCATCATTCTGCGGTATCGTCGGTCTGAAAACCACGTACGGGTTCGTCTCGCGGTACGGACTCATTGCGTACGCGAATTCGCTGGAGCAGATCGGGCCGATGGCAATAACCGTACAAGATACCGCGCTGCTCTTGGAAGTAATCTCGACGAAGGATGAACGGGACAGTACACAGGTGAAGCTCAAGAACAACGCACCGACGAACTACTGCTGCTCGTGGTTAAACGGGACGAAAAATGTCAGTGACGAGCTAAAAGGCTTAAGGATCGGCGTGCCGAGGGATTTTCTCGAAGGCTGCTCGCCGGACGTTGAGAAGTCCGTATGGGACGCAGTCCACAGATTCGAGGAGTTAGGTGCGACCTACGAGGAGATACGGATGGCGAACCTGAAATACGCGCTTGCTTCCTATTACATCATTGCGATGTCCGAGGCGTCATCCAATCTCGCGCGGTTTGACGGGCTCCGATACGGACTGCGAGAAGGCAAGGACGAGGACTGGCATACAACGTTCTCGAAGATACGGGGCGAAGGCTTTGGCGAGGAAGTGAAACGGCGGATCATCCTCGGCACGTACGCGCTCTCCGCAGGCTATTACGGTAAGTATTACCTGAAAGCGCTCAAAGTAAGGACGCTGATCAAACGCGAATTCGAGGATGCGTTGAAGACACACGACATCTTAGCGATGCCGACGATGCCGTTTGTTGCCTTCAAGCTCGGCGAGCGGATAAAAGACCCGCTGTCGTTGTATCTCGCGGATGTCAATACCGTTTCGGTTAATCTGGCAGGTGTGCCGTCGCTATCGATTCCATGCGGTGTTTCAAACAACATGCCTATCGGGCTGCAGTTGGTGGGAAAGCATTTTGAAGAGGACACTATATTGAAGGCCGCGTTTGGGTATGAGGAGAGCGGTTTTTGAAAGAG
The window above is part of the Methanomicrobia archaeon genome. Proteins encoded here:
- the gatA gene encoding Asp-tRNA(Asn)/Glu-tRNA(Gln) amidotransferase subunit GatA, producing the protein MTTATEVVEGIKSGDLSCEEILAKLYERIAQSDLNCYITLNKENALKTAREVDKRREEEELQRKKLLGVPIAIKDSISTKGLQTTCASKILTGYVPPYDATVIEALKREGAILIGKTNMDEFCMGTSTETSYYGPTKNPHDLTRVPGGSSGGSAAAIAAEEAVIALGSDTGGSIRCPASFCGIVGLKTTYGFVSRYGLIAYANSLEQIGPMAITVQDTALLLEVISTKDERDSTQVKLKNNAPTNYCCSWLNGTKNVSDELKGLRIGVPRDFLEGCSPDVEKSVWDAVHRFEELGATYEEIRMANLKYALASYYIIAMSEASSNLARFDGLRYGLREGKDEDWHTTFSKIRGEGFGEEVKRRIILGTYALSAGYYGKYYLKALKVRTLIKREFEDALKTHDILAMPTMPFVAFKLGERIKDPLSLYLADVNTVSVNLAGVPSLSIPCGVSNNMPIGLQLVGKHFEEDTILKAAFGYEESGF